Genomic segment of Salvia splendens isolate huo1 chromosome 12, SspV2, whole genome shotgun sequence:
AAATTATGAAACAACTAACTCAATGCTTTACGAAATCATTATatccacattttattataacattaataaatatataaaactaataataaaaatgagGTTCAGATTATCTTTCCTAATTAAAACTTGCATTGAATCATAACTATTAATAATGTCGTCAGTTACCAACTTTTTAGCAtaactattttaattttgttttcatcAAATGCCCATATTTTACCATGTAGTATTCCATAAAATTTATGTTATAAATTTTGTTTATGTGTTACagatttttatttctttcaaagtttgataatttttaagaaatatagtagtactaaatttCTAAAACACCTTATATTTTCGGAACTAGAGgtattaaatattattaacaTTTACTAGTTTTTCCTAAATAACATTGTTTCATGtgttgagataaaaaaaaacaatatttcagttttctattattaaaatttgtatattgaaatattttatgGAAATGCTAAATATaacacatttaattaaaaaatttgaataCATCGGTCAAAAACATGAGATATGTtgatttatgaaataaaattatttataattgaaTTGTGGTGTGGCATGGCAGTGCGTTGGGATGCGCACTATATTATCCTTATCATATCATAAGCTAGTGATTTCTATATaggattttattgttttttgcaATATTATCAAGAGGCTCAAATTCCaatatttttcatattataCGTGCTTTGTGATAAAACTACAAACTAGTTGAAATGTAATATTACTAGTAAATTTTGGTTGGGCTTTGGAAATATGATAAAACTTCTCAACAAGACGTCATCCGCAACGCATCTCTTAGCCGTCTCTTATCTCATCCTGGAGAGACGAGACGTATAAGAGACGGCGTTGCAGCCTTCCGTCTCCATCCCGTCTCAGAGAGACGCTCGTCCCGGAGGGACAGctcgcgagacgtctcgccacgcgcgttggcgatgtggcgagctccggttcgtccgtgacgcctactcgccggcccgcgagtgggcatcgtttTTTTccgaaaaaatgtttttttttttattttttttaaattcaataaaaattcaataattttaaaaaaaatcccaaaaaatatactaatcGTTTATAGGCattttttgcaaatttttaatttttttttattttttaagcctccaatcacttctataaatatcaaatcattcccacaaattaatccaccataaaaatatgttttttatttaaattatgtatttttaattttcttaggattttattaatgagatttttaatttttttaaaattttaagttgtaattttattttatttaatgaaatgtgtttttattaattgaatttgttgaaaataataataaaaaatgaaattgaatgtaTAGTTAAGggaagagatggttaagagacggataagagatggagggttgcaggtgctgtctcttagttaagagagggggtaaaaagtacagtggagccatgaatagttaagagatgagacatATAATAGATAGCATTGCGGATGACCGAGAGGACAATTAAAGTAACAAAATCATTGAATAAacatattattatttgtaaattTGGTCACTAACAGCTATTAATAAAAAGAAACTGGTATATCTTCGAATATTGAACACTTCTTTCAGCCTCAAAACATTCCTTCTGCCACATTTGTGCAAAAATGAGAATCACTGCCATGGTAAATtagaacaaaattaataaatagaaGTATATGGATAATTGGCGCTAAAACTACGAACTTTGGTCAATTCTAGTATTGGCATTCAAATTTCGAAAAGTATGAGACAAACCCGAATTGGCCTGATGTATGGGGTTTTAGCGACAATTAGCCATTAAAAATCAGAAAGAAACAGAGCAATATTCAGCGTTAGACCTGATCTATTCGCGGTTCTTGGTGGCATATGCAATGAAATTTACACCTATATCGTCAGAGAGGAACCATCGCCCGGTCAGGGGGTTGTAGGCGAACCCAGCCATCTCTTGAACCTGAAAGGGAATGCAAACAGCAATTTACATCTCGTGAACGAAAGGAAAGACTGCTACAAATGGTACATGTATTTGCTTCGGACTTACAGAAACTGAAGCACGTTGAAGAATTAGGACTAGCTCTTCTGGGGTGAGAAAGCTCGACCAGTCATGTGTGCCCGCTGGTAGCTGAGAGATTTATGCGCGTCAAAACAGTGTCATTATGAACAAAAACATATGAAAAATATATCTGCAGAATTTACGGAATATGCCTAAGTAGATACTACTACAGTGCCAGATATGAAGCTCGGGGATGTCAGAAAAAATAAGTTTGTGACTTTATTTTTTGCAGGAATGTCGTCATTGTGGTGAATAAGCATGTCTTAATCACATCGAGCATCTATGGAAAAGTGGCATACCCAACGCAAGACATATTCTGCCATGACGATAGCTGTTGCATATGCCCTCATTGAtcgattgattgttgagatcaCAGTAGCTCCACCATTTTCAGTCAAAGCTGACAACGATTTGCAGAAATCAGCAGGATCTGCAACATGCTCAATTACCTGGATAGCATGTAAACAATCAGGTGGCATCTCCACAATCCAAGAAGTAGCATGGGAAAGCAACAAATACATATGCATTCATTTCATATTACAATCTCAAAGAGTGCATCGTCTCAGTATAAATCTCCAGTTAAAGCATTAACAACATACCTCAAGAGCAAGTACAGCATCGAATTTCCTCTGCTCTTCCACCAATTTCTCTATCAAAGCATAGTATTTAAATCAGGTTCAGAAGACTAGGTTTCCAAGTCTGGAAAGTAAATCTTATACAAATGAATCAAATAATAGATCGACAAAGGCATAGATGTTAATTCCCAAAAAATGTTCATACCCCATATGGGGATTAACAGAATGACACAAAACCACAAAGACGGAACTTTTTTGTCAAAACTGTCAGAAATGATGGCAATAAATAACTACATGAGCTAACCAAGTcatgaaaaatacaaaaatgcaaGTTTCCATGCTAAAGATAGTGACTGGAAATATGTacgagaaataaaaataataattcaaccGCCTCAACCTTCACACTGAACATATAAGTACGACATATACCAGCTGTTGTACAAAGATAGTCAATAGATGAAGTTGTTGGATCCAAATCCTGCAAAATATATACACTCTCACTGACATAAACAATACGAAAAGTTTCTCATGCACTTCAAAAGTATATGGAAACGGGTTGACAATAGGTAATAATTTCAGTTCATTTGGGTAACATCAGGCAGAGTACAGCTCTGTAAATATATTGCTGGATAGAATCCATTCCATTTTTATTTGCTAATGTTGTCCACCGCTATCTTTAACTGATAACGAATAATAGGTTTGCATATCAATGTTCAAGTTTTCCTGTAATTCATTGTAAACGGTTGAATATGAAACAAGATGACAtgcaatttcaaaataaaaccaTACAAGACATGTGCGTGGAATGCACTGAACTAGTTAAATTCTCCTTTTCCTCCATAAATAAGACATACCGCGTGAAGCTGGGCAATTCTGATATTCTTTTCCACAGCATCAACCCCGGTAACACTTGCACCCATGCGTGCTAAAGGCTGAAACATGATAAAACAATCAATGAAGGCCAGAAACGAGTCATCCTAAGACACAAACCAATACTAGCAAACATTCCACATACATGTCAAGATTTACAAGTACACTACATAGATAACCAATTCAACAACAATAATTAATACAAGAACAATACTCAATAAACTCCGACCAGCCCAGAGAACACGAAATCCGAATATTTATCAACGAATCATGCCAACTCCAAAGATCACCAAAGCAGATAAAAGTTATACCTCAGATAAAATCCCTCCTCCACAACCAACATCCACAAATTTCAATCCTTCAAACGGCCTCGAACTGTGTGGATCCTTACTGAAACATGTTGCATTGAACATTACTCAATTTTTGGGGAAAATACTAAAAAACTCTGTACATTTACATAAAGAAAATCAATTTACAGAAACAGCTAAATATGCAAAAGCAAACTGAAATTACCCAAAATGCCGGCACAAAGTTGACCTAATAAACGCAAGCCTCGTCGGATTCATCGCATGCAGCGGCTTGAACGGTCCATCAGCATCCCACCTAACACCAATTAAACAAATTGATAAAGCATAGTAAAGCAAAATCTTCGAATTCAACAAACAATGATTCAATTcttcttataaaaaaatgaaaaccatGTCTCGGAAATGGCGGCGAACTTCTTCAGCTCAGCTTCATTCAAAGAGCTTTTGGAAGCCGTCAGTGAAGGAGTTGAAACCGGAACGAGTGGAGGTTCCGGGGAGACCGTAGTGATTGGATTGGCGGCGGCCGGAATTGGAAGCGGAGCATCCGAATAACGCCGGGTTTGGAGCTTGTGGTGAAATTCAAGGCTCGGGTAGTAGTGATTCGCGGTCTGTGAACTGAGGCCGGCGGGCCGGGCTAGCAATCGGGCTCGGGCTAGAATTTGCCTTGGAATCATTTTCGTAAACGGAAGACGAAGGCGGTGGCTCTTCGGAAGAACGCACTGTGGGGAAGAGATAGATAGTGGGCCGGGCCATAATCTAACGAATAATCAAGTGGGCCGGCCTTATGGGTGGTTAGTGGGCCTATTGCAACTCGCAACGTATTCCATTGAAAAAATGGATTAGGAAATCTCAACTTTTCTTAATTATCACGTGTACAAAATGACAGCttttacttttttcctttttttaccAAAGGTGTACCAAATCAGATTTGTAGATTAAGGCCGAAAATCTCCTAACAGGTGGCGGGATTTGAACCTGTGACCTCAAGGTCACCACAACTCTGCGTTGTCAACTGAGCTACAACCCTTTGGtacaacttttactttttagtacTCATCGAACGACATACTCCCTCGTCTCCTTTCAAAGTGATCAAATATTTCTTTTCAGTGTCTCATTTCAAGCGAGCAATTTCTTTACAATATAGAATTTTAGGAATAGCTATTTATTAAGTTAAGTTAATAGAGAAAAGAGTAAAAGTGCAACATCACTATAGTGGCATGGACAATGAGCGGCTTCTACATCTAAAGTGGAGGGGACATGAATGAACCGTAACACACCCGAACGAGAGGGATTCTGAGGATACGCAGAAATGAGACTGCATATTCAAGAAGGGCTTGACAAATTTGGATAGGTATTACTAATACCAACAAATACATTTTCTTTTACGGCATCCATCTCATAAGAACTCTAAGATAACTTAGCTTAAAGCAATTGTTAGATGGGTTAAAGGAATTGTTTCAAGTGCACGTGAAagcaaaaaatgaaaataaacactCAACCATCTATGTGCTTATGCTTTAGGGCTTTAGTGCACTGGGTTGTGCATGCTCTAAATTTTCACCTAAAACAATAATTTCGACGGTCATTTTACACTGCACTGCTATAACCATGAAAGTAATGAGTTTCAAGAATCATAGATTTGCTTCAGAGAGGTAAAAAACAATCAACGgttaaataaatcatacatcAAATCGATGTAAATACAGATAAAGAAGGCTCATGTTGTACATGCCTACATTGAGCACCTAGTTGCCAGTTGCCACCTTCAGCAACTCGGCACACACTTCCAACCAAACCGGCAATTCGTCCAATGTACACATGTTAACTTTTGATTGATTAAACCGAGTCTTCAGCCCTTCGCGATTCTGCACTTGTGGAAGCAAGAAGAGTGTCTTCTCTTgcactaaaaagaaaaattagaaaGGTGGGAAGGAGAACTCAAGGATCACGAGAACATCCGTAGGAAATTGTTTGCGTATGCCATTGGTTTGACATCAGGGTGCGGCTGCAGAACAAAAAAATACAGAAGAAAAGGTCAATTATATTTAGTAAATTAGGGAAGGATAGATCTTACTGAATACATTTTGTAAATTTTGTGGTTCGGAGGGGGTGTGAAGGAGAAAAACTACTAACCACTGAAGTGAACGTTGCAATATTGGGTTTGAGATCTGGTGCTTCAAAACGAATAAATGCGCCTTTGTTTCCCATCTGCAGCAATGTTTAAACTCATCGCAGTAAAATTACATGCATTCAATGATAGAATATCAAGACTCCAAAACAAGCTATAAAAGAAGCTGGATTAACAAGATTACATTACCTGATCACAATAATTTGGAGCGGAGAATACAGTAATGAGTTTACCATCATGATCAATCTCGTAACCCTCATCCTTAACTTCATGTGATCGCACTACTAAATCTGTAAAATAATATGTAACACATATGATGTTAATATAGTACAGCAACTAGAGCTAGTGAATGAACAAGTGGTTGTTCACGGAATCACGAGAAAGTTCTAAAGATTTACCTAGGTTGTTGTCCTGTAAAAATCTTTTCGTTACATCACCTCCGAATGAAAGGCCAACACCACGCTTACTTGGTCCCCTGCCAAGCTGAGGTTGTGGATCACTCCACAGTAATTCACACATCAACCCTGGTTAACATTGAGAGATAATGCATCAAAATTACCTAAGTAACTTGTCAGTGCTGATTGAGATAATTACGTGCAAAAAATGAATTAGTGTTCTTTGCTATCAACATTAAGGCTTAAGCTACCGAATATAAGCACAAGATAATTTTAATGATAATGCCAGATAAGGGGCTAACATGTTGCATCTTAAGCTTACCCTCCTCAGGGGGCTCACAAAAACGGTCAATTGCACGGATGTCAGATAGCTTCACTCCATCAACACTGAAAAGACCTCCGTGAACAACAaaaactttattatttatgacATGAGCCAAAGGTAAGCAACAGAACACTTCAGCAAATAGTTCCACAAATGTATCATTCAATTTGGATCTAACTTCACCCTCGAAACCATAGATCTTATTCATGCTCTTGCTTTCATGGTTCCCTCGAGAAAGGTATATAGCTGAAAGTAGAATAAACAGGTATAGTCAGAACCAATCCTGTGACTGCTGTCAGAGACAGAATATTTAAACACTATGTTGAAAGAAATAATCAAAAGAAAGATATAATTAACAGGATAAGATGTTATTCAAGAACCATGACATCGAAGAGAATCTCAAAACATTAAAAGGATGATACAAAATGATAACTAGTAgaatttttctactttttagGCTCCTTTCATGCTGCCTAACACTTAGAAAGACTCAGCATTTAGTTGACCCATAGGGACGTTTGTAGGATTAATGTAATAACTAGGCATAGTGCGCATGCACATACAACCAACAAACTATCCTAGAAAATGGGTTCTCCAGTACTAAAACAAACATGATAGATTGAAAGTAGCTCGGGTACAtaagaatataattaaatataaaaataaaagatgcTTGGGTCACCTGACGGGCACATGCACTTGAAGGCAAACAGTGTCAGTATAACCTCTAGAGAAAATGAACCTCTGTCTACGAAGTCTCCATTGAACAGATAGGGATTCTCTTCTGAAGGAAGTCCATTGAGCTCAAATATATTTAACAAATCATAAAACTGCAAACAAAACATGAGACATGAACATAAATTAGCTCTGAAAGGTCACACATAATGAATAGAAGTCCAACGGAAGCATCTAATGTCATCGTTTTTTACAATAACAAAGGAAAAAGATGTTGCTGATCACCAAAACCGCAAGCCAAAGAAGAACCATTAAGATTAAATTAACTGTCAAAAGATCAggtaagaagaataaaggaacCTTAAGTTAAGATTTACTTAATTGGAGTTTATGGATGCAATATTTTCAAATGCAACATCGATTAAAGATTCAAcgggttgggggtctgcctaaaccccccgcccacaaagggcggttttattaaaaaaaaaagcaacTCTACATTAATTGCAGCACTTACGTGGAAATGAGAAGCTAAATAAATGGCTTAGCACACTAGTGTACATGTCGCATGTCCATCCATAAGGCACTTCATAGCTAGCTACATGTTTATTGAATATGATACTTTACCAAAAGTGTTGCAGTCATGCAGGCACTTAAGACAGTTAACTAGTGGCAGCAAATTGGCAATATAAACTAAAGGGATGAGGCTTAAACAATAAAGAATCAGTATTACCTGACCATGTACGTCACCGCACACACTGAAATGTTTGCCATCAGGAACATGGATATCAACGAGAGATGGCAACTCTCGCAGCACATCTCTTATTTGCAGCACGATCTGGCATGCATATCTGTAACCAAAAAATCTCATACTCAGGTTCAAATACCCACTTTCAAAAGAACAaggaacaaaaataaaataaaataaaaatagcaaAGTGTAGGACTCGCTCTAGGAGGTACACACATCTAGAAACTATAAATTATGAAGCAAAACACATAAGTTACCATGCTAGAGCAGTATACCTTTTGTGTAGGAACTTCTGATTCTTGAAGTCATCCAGCATTTTCTTGACAAAATCTAATGTAACAACATCCCCCTCTATTCTTGCT
This window contains:
- the LOC121759663 gene encoding ubiquinone biosynthesis O-methyltransferase, mitochondrial-like, yielding MIPRQILARARLLARPAGLSSQTANHYYPSLEFHHKLQTRRYSDAPLPIPAAANPITTVSPEPPLVPVSTPSLTASKSSLNEAELKKFAAISETWWDADGPFKPLHAMNPTRLAFIRSTLCRHFGKDPHSSRPFEGLKFVDVGCGGGILSEPLARMGASVTGVDAVEKNIRIAQLHADLDPTTSSIDYLCTTAEKLVEEQRKFDAVLALEVIEHVADPADFCKSLSALTENGGATVISTINRSMRAYATAIVMAEYVLRWLPAGTHDWSSFLTPEELVLILQRASVSVQEMAGFAYNPLTGRWFLSDDIGVNFIAYATKNRE
- the LOC121759321 gene encoding serine/threonine-protein phosphatase 5-like, with the protein product MPPTMATENSTHTSRAEEFKVQANEAFKAHKYSQAIGLYTQAIELNKDNAVYWANRAFAHTKLEEYGSAIQDASSAIEIDPKYSKGYYRRGAAYLAMGKFKEALKDFQQVKRLCPNDPDAAKKLKECEKAVMKLKFEEAISVPESERRSLADSIDYHTIEVDSQYSGARIEGDVVTLDFVKKMLDDFKNQKFLHKRYACQIVLQIRDVLRELPSLVDIHVPDGKHFSVCGDVHGQFYDLLNIFELNGLPSEENPYLFNGDFVDRGSFSLEVILTLFAFKCMCPSAIYLSRGNHESKSMNKIYGFEGEVRSKLNDTFVELFAEVFCCLPLAHVINNKVFVVHGGLFSVDGVKLSDIRAIDRFCEPPEEGLMCELLWSDPQPQLGRGPSKRGVGLSFGGDVTKRFLQDNNLDLVVRSHEVKDEGYEIDHDGKLITVFSAPNYCDQMGNKGAFIRFEAPDLKPNIATFTSVPHPDVKPMAYANNFLRMFS